The following proteins are encoded in a genomic region of Natrarchaeobius halalkaliphilus:
- the idsA3 gene encoding geranylfarnesyl diphosphate synthase: MTSPKAREEAVLEAVRKRRDRVNAAIPEDLPIQPPTRLYEASRYLLDAGGKRLRPTVLLTTAEALADVQPLSVDYRGFPTLSGAEPGSVSKIDMMNAAVSVEVIQSFTLIHDDIMDDDDLRRGVPAVHKEYDLETAILAGDTLYSKAFEIMLDTGAKPDRTVDALEVLATTCTKICEGQSHDVSFEERDDVSTEDYLEMVEQKTAVLYAASACLPAILMEADAETIDALYGYGLDIGRAFQIQDDVLDLTVPSEELGKQRGSDLVENKQTLITVHARDQGVDVDSLIDTNDVDAVTEAEIDDAVATLEETGSISYANEMARELVEDGKARLEILPDNEARELLFELADYLIERGY; this comes from the coding sequence ATGACAAGTCCCAAGGCACGGGAAGAAGCGGTGCTCGAGGCGGTCCGAAAGCGCCGTGATCGGGTCAACGCGGCGATTCCCGAGGATCTGCCCATTCAACCGCCAACGCGGCTGTACGAGGCGTCTCGCTATCTACTCGATGCCGGCGGTAAGCGCCTCCGGCCGACCGTCCTGTTAACGACGGCGGAGGCGCTCGCAGACGTTCAGCCGCTCTCGGTCGACTACCGTGGGTTTCCGACTCTGAGTGGCGCGGAGCCGGGATCCGTTTCGAAGATCGATATGATGAACGCCGCCGTCAGCGTCGAGGTTATCCAGTCGTTTACGCTGATCCACGACGACATCATGGACGACGACGACCTCCGCCGTGGTGTCCCCGCCGTTCACAAGGAGTACGACCTCGAGACGGCCATCCTCGCGGGTGATACGCTCTATTCGAAGGCGTTCGAGATCATGCTCGATACGGGTGCAAAGCCCGATCGAACCGTCGACGCACTCGAGGTCCTCGCGACGACCTGTACGAAGATCTGTGAGGGCCAATCCCACGACGTCTCCTTCGAAGAGCGTGATGACGTCTCGACCGAGGACTACCTCGAGATGGTCGAGCAGAAGACCGCCGTCCTCTATGCGGCCTCGGCGTGCCTGCCGGCCATCCTGATGGAGGCCGACGCCGAGACGATCGACGCACTGTACGGCTACGGCCTCGACATCGGCCGCGCGTTCCAGATTCAGGACGACGTCCTCGATCTGACCGTTCCGAGCGAGGAACTCGGCAAACAGCGAGGAAGCGACCTCGTCGAGAACAAACAGACGCTGATTACCGTCCACGCCCGCGACCAGGGCGTCGACGTGGACTCCCTGATCGATACGAACGACGTCGACGCCGTCACGGAAGCCGAAATCGACGACGCGGTCGCAACGCTCGAGGAGACCGGCTCAATCAGCTACGCCAACGAGATGGCGCGAGAACTCGTCGAAGACGGGAAAGCGCGACTCGAGATCCTCCCGGACAACGAGGCACGAGAGCTGCTGTTCGAACTCGCGGATTACCTGATCGAACGGGGCTACTGA
- a CDS encoding DUF456 domain-containing protein, producing the protein MIDAVTILAVALLVAGIVGTLIPLVPGGLFSLSGLYLYWWHSGYTDPGTVALAVLTALGVMTLLAEFVGGSIAARAGGASWTTTGSAAVVGIALMIVTGPLGLLVGLFGTVFVLEYARGGDIDHSTQSALYATVGVLASTAVQFLLTLSILFGFAVAVVLF; encoded by the coding sequence ATGATCGACGCGGTCACGATCCTCGCGGTCGCGCTGCTCGTGGCGGGCATCGTCGGGACGCTGATTCCGCTCGTACCCGGCGGATTGTTCTCGCTATCGGGGCTCTACCTCTACTGGTGGCACTCGGGCTACACCGATCCCGGGACGGTGGCACTCGCCGTTCTCACGGCCCTCGGCGTGATGACGTTGCTCGCGGAGTTCGTCGGCGGGTCGATCGCCGCGCGGGCGGGCGGCGCGTCCTGGACGACCACCGGCAGCGCCGCAGTCGTTGGAATCGCGCTCATGATCGTCACCGGACCGCTCGGATTGCTCGTCGGACTCTTTGGCACCGTCTTCGTCCTCGAGTACGCCCGCGGCGGCGATATCGATCACAGCACTCAGTCCGCGCTGTACGCGACGGTCGGCGTTCTCGCCTCCACGGCCGTACAGTTCCTGTTGACCCTCTCGATCCTGTTCGGGTTCGCCGTCGCCGTCGTCCTGTTCTAG
- a CDS encoding SDR family NAD(P)-dependent oxidoreductase: MTRGAIVVGASSGIGEALARALAAEGYEVGMAARRRERMKRIGAELPTHTAVAKMDVSDPEDARDAFEDLAAAMTSIDLVVISAGVGHLNRGLEWEPDRETIDVNVRGFTAIATAAMAHFETQGGGHLVGISSVGAVFGNPGAPAYSASKAFVSTYLEGLRGRQADREADVTITTVEPGFVDTEMAMGDDLFWMASPETAASQIVRAIRRERDHVYVTRRWRLVAWFLKATPDRLLRRALS, translated from the coding sequence ATGACACGGGGAGCGATCGTCGTCGGCGCGTCCTCGGGAATCGGTGAGGCGCTGGCCCGAGCGCTCGCGGCGGAGGGCTACGAGGTCGGGATGGCGGCCCGTCGGCGAGAGCGGATGAAACGGATCGGTGCCGAGTTACCGACCCACACCGCGGTGGCGAAGATGGACGTTTCGGACCCCGAAGACGCCCGTGACGCGTTTGAAGATCTCGCAGCGGCGATGACGTCGATCGATCTGGTCGTCATCAGTGCCGGCGTCGGTCATCTGAACCGGGGCCTCGAGTGGGAACCCGACCGGGAGACGATCGACGTCAACGTTCGCGGGTTCACGGCGATCGCGACCGCGGCGATGGCGCACTTCGAGACCCAGGGCGGCGGCCACCTGGTCGGCATCTCCTCTGTGGGGGCGGTCTTCGGCAATCCCGGCGCGCCGGCCTACAGCGCCTCGAAAGCGTTCGTCTCGACCTACCTCGAGGGGCTTCGCGGCCGACAGGCCGATCGGGAGGCGGACGTGACGATCACGACCGTCGAACCCGGGTTCGTCGACACCGAGATGGCGATGGGCGACGACCTGTTCTGGATGGCATCCCCCGAAACGGCGGCGAGCCAGATTGTCCGTGCGATCCGGCGCGAGCGCGACCACGTCTACGTCACGCGGCGGTGGCGACTCGTCGCCTGGTTCCTGAAAGCGACACCCGATCGGCTCTTGCGACGGGCGCTTTCCTGA
- a CDS encoding type II toxin-antitoxin system HicA family toxin: MVRTSFSGREIAKVLQNHGFRRSGRTGSHLKLRYEHPETDEVRIVTVPMKSEDDIPTGTMRSIAEQCGADDFYEWCRWIDEHA; encoded by the coding sequence ATGGTCCGAACGTCGTTTTCTGGCCGTGAAATCGCGAAAGTCCTGCAAAACCACGGGTTTCGACGATCGGGACGAACGGGGAGTCACCTGAAACTCCGGTACGAACACCCGGAAACCGACGAGGTTCGTATCGTAACGGTCCCGATGAAATCCGAGGACGATATCCCGACCGGCACTATGCGATCGATCGCCGAGCAGTGCGGCGCGGACGATTTCTACGAATGGTGTCGCTGGATCGACGAACACGCCTGA
- a CDS encoding ribonuclease J: MEIEIATIGGYEEVGRQMTAVRAGEDVVIFDMGLNLSQVLIHDNVETERMHSLDLIDMGAIPDDRVMSDLEGDVKAIVPTHGHLDHIGAISKLAHRYNAPVVATPFTIELVKQQIEGEQKFGVENDLIKMDPGETMSIGDSGNVDLEFVNVTHSIIDAINPVLHTPEGAIVYGLDKRMDHTPVIGDPIDMKRFREIGREGEGVLCYIEDCTNANKKGRTPSESVAREHLRDVLYSMEDYDGGIVATTFSSHIARVSSLVEFANDIGRQPVLLGRSMEKYSGTAERLDFVDFPTDLGMFGHRKSVDRTFKRIMNEGKENFLPVVTGHQGEPRAMLTRMARGETPYELDNGDKVVFSARVIPEPTNEGQRYQAEKLLGMQGARIYDEIHVSGHLNQEGHYEMLDALQPQHIIPAHQDLKGFSGYVSLCESEGYQLGRDVHVTRNGNLIQLVE, translated from the coding sequence ATGGAAATAGAAATTGCAACGATAGGCGGATACGAAGAAGTCGGGCGGCAGATGACTGCCGTCCGCGCCGGTGAAGACGTCGTCATCTTCGATATGGGTCTGAACCTGTCACAGGTTCTCATCCACGACAACGTCGAAACCGAGCGGATGCACAGTTTGGACCTGATCGACATGGGTGCGATCCCGGACGACCGCGTCATGTCGGATCTCGAGGGCGACGTTAAGGCGATCGTTCCGACCCACGGTCACTTGGATCACATCGGCGCGATCTCGAAACTCGCACACCGGTACAACGCGCCGGTCGTCGCGACGCCGTTTACGATCGAGCTGGTCAAACAGCAGATCGAGGGCGAACAGAAGTTCGGCGTCGAAAACGACCTGATCAAGATGGACCCCGGCGAGACGATGTCGATCGGTGACTCCGGTAACGTCGATCTCGAGTTCGTCAACGTCACCCACTCGATCATCGACGCGATCAACCCGGTCCTCCACACTCCCGAAGGTGCGATCGTCTACGGACTGGACAAGCGAATGGACCACACTCCGGTCATCGGTGACCCGATCGACATGAAGCGATTCCGCGAGATCGGTCGCGAAGGGGAAGGCGTCCTCTGTTACATCGAGGACTGTACCAACGCGAACAAAAAGGGACGAACGCCCTCCGAAAGCGTCGCTCGCGAACACCTGCGGGACGTCCTCTACAGCATGGAGGATTACGACGGCGGGATCGTCGCTACGACGTTCTCGAGTCACATCGCTCGCGTGAGCAGCCTCGTGGAGTTCGCGAACGACATCGGCCGGCAACCGGTTTTGCTGGGACGGTCGATGGAGAAGTACTCCGGAACCGCAGAGCGCCTCGACTTCGTCGACTTCCCGACCGACCTCGGCATGTTCGGTCATCGAAAATCCGTCGACCGAACGTTCAAACGGATCATGAACGAGGGCAAGGAGAACTTCCTCCCCGTCGTCACGGGCCACCAGGGCGAGCCACGCGCGATGCTCACCCGGATGGCTCGCGGCGAGACGCCGTACGAACTGGACAACGGCGACAAGGTCGTCTTCTCCGCTCGCGTGATCCCCGAGCCGACCAACGAGGGCCAGCGCTACCAGGCCGAAAAACTCCTCGGAATGCAGGGCGCTCGCATCTACGACGAGATCCACGTTTCGGGCCACCTCAACCAGGAAGGCCACTACGAGATGCTCGACGCGCTCCAGCCACAACACATTATTCCGGCACACCAGGACCTCAAAGGCTTCTCGGGGTACGTCAGCCTCTGTGAGAGCGAAGGATACCAGCTGGGTCGAGACGTCCACGTCACGCGAAACGGCAACCTCATCCAGCTCGTCGAGTGA
- a CDS encoding glutamate--tRNA ligase: protein MNDDLRERIEREAEKHALLNAVKHESDADVGAIMGPLMGENPDFRPHGDEIPGVIGGVIGRVNDLSYEEKRERLEKLAPEELAEIEAEDEEDEHDLPDLPNAEEYDEIRMRCAPNPNGPWHVGHARMPAVIGTYRDRYDSWFCVRFDDTDPETKRPDLEAYDAILEDLDYLGFAPDEVYRASDRLETYYEHARELIELGGAYTCSCSGEAFSELKNAGEACPHRDKDTETVRSEFEAMIDGEYESGEMVLRVKTDIEHKNPALRDWVAFRMIDTPHPREEASEYRCWPMLDFQSGVDDHLLGITHIIRGIDLQDSAKRQRFVYDYFDWEYPEVVHWGHVQLDAYDVKMSTSTISRLIEAGELDGWDDPRAPTLASLRRRGIRGEAIVDAMVELGTSTSDVDLAMSSIYAANRDLIDDETDRRFLVRDGNQLPIGGSPPDEATPPLHPSHEDRGVREIPVGDAVLLEPEDLPGREERIWLKGLGCFQYTRDTLQYTGEGIDVVREGDVDVVHWVPARESVPVRMRTMDGDVTGRAEPGVVDLETDEVVQFERVGFARVDRHDDEETITYYAHP from the coding sequence ATGAACGACGATCTCCGCGAGCGAATCGAGCGCGAGGCCGAAAAACACGCGCTGTTGAACGCCGTCAAACACGAGAGCGACGCCGACGTCGGTGCGATCATGGGACCGTTGATGGGCGAAAACCCCGACTTCCGCCCCCACGGAGACGAGATCCCGGGCGTCATCGGCGGCGTCATCGGTCGGGTCAACGACCTCTCTTACGAGGAAAAGCGCGAGCGACTCGAGAAACTCGCACCCGAAGAACTCGCGGAGATCGAAGCCGAGGACGAAGAAGACGAACACGACCTGCCCGATCTTCCCAACGCCGAGGAGTACGACGAGATCCGGATGCGCTGTGCGCCCAATCCCAACGGCCCGTGGCACGTCGGCCACGCCCGGATGCCCGCCGTCATCGGCACCTACCGCGACCGGTACGACAGCTGGTTTTGCGTCCGTTTTGACGACACCGACCCCGAGACGAAGCGGCCCGATCTCGAGGCCTACGACGCGATCCTCGAGGATCTCGACTACCTCGGCTTCGCACCGGACGAGGTGTACCGCGCGAGCGATCGCCTCGAGACGTACTACGAGCACGCTCGCGAGCTGATCGAGCTGGGCGGAGCCTACACCTGCTCGTGTTCGGGCGAGGCGTTCTCCGAACTGAAAAACGCGGGCGAGGCGTGTCCACACCGGGACAAGGACACCGAGACGGTGCGCTCCGAGTTCGAGGCGATGATCGACGGCGAGTACGAGAGCGGCGAGATGGTCCTGCGCGTGAAGACGGACATCGAGCACAAGAATCCGGCACTACGTGACTGGGTCGCGTTCCGGATGATCGATACGCCTCACCCGCGGGAAGAAGCCAGCGAGTACCGGTGTTGGCCGATGCTCGATTTCCAGTCTGGCGTCGACGATCACCTGCTGGGAATTACGCACATCATCAGGGGAATCGACCTGCAGGACTCCGCGAAGCGACAGCGCTTCGTCTACGACTACTTCGACTGGGAGTACCCCGAGGTCGTCCACTGGGGTCACGTCCAGCTCGACGCCTACGACGTGAAGATGAGTACCTCGACCATCTCGAGGCTGATCGAGGCTGGCGAACTCGACGGCTGGGACGATCCGCGCGCGCCGACGCTCGCGAGCCTTCGTCGGCGCGGAATCCGCGGCGAGGCCATCGTCGACGCGATGGTCGAACTCGGTACCTCGACCAGCGACGTCGACCTCGCGATGAGTTCGATCTACGCGGCCAACCGCGATCTGATCGACGACGAAACCGACCGACGGTTCCTGGTCCGCGACGGCAACCAACTGCCAATCGGCGGGAGTCCACCCGACGAGGCCACCCCGCCGCTTCACCCCAGCCACGAGGACCGCGGCGTCCGCGAGATCCCCGTCGGTGACGCCGTCCTCCTCGAGCCCGAGGACCTTCCCGGGCGCGAGGAGCGCATCTGGCTCAAGGGACTGGGCTGTTTCCAGTACACCCGCGATACGCTCCAGTACACCGGCGAAGGGATCGACGTGGTGCGCGAGGGTGACGTCGACGTCGTCCACTGGGTTCCCGCACGCGAGAGCGTTCCCGTCCGGATGCGGACGATGGACGGCGACGTGACCGGTCGAGCGGAACCCGGCGTTGTCGACCTCGAGACGGACGAGGTCGTCCAGTTCGAACGCGTCGGCTTCGCCCGGGTCGACCGACACGACGACGAAGAGACGATCACCTACTACGCACACCCGTAG
- a CDS encoding carboxypeptidase-like regulatory domain-containing protein — MTYNRRTILNRTALAGLSLFGVAGSAPTAAAEPDDTLVEGTITDFDDPVAEATVSLGDATTTTDEDGEYELTVDPADSDGTDRSAVSVSGERVLEVRADGYAERTRRLEIDPGEAVSADVPLYREWGDETGELQVYATEVDGGSTIPCHVTIYGDDTYEASAPEGAIPDSGSWNTGFAVSEGWWDVRVTDAAGYADGTQTVYVDADGSEIAWVQLESGDREIPGTGRVLGRVVDERGDELDEASVRIAGEPVSVDDDGSFEIDLEHGRHPVTATARGYESLRGGVDARFGRTTELIVPLESQ; from the coding sequence ATGACGTACAATCGACGGACGATCCTGAATCGGACGGCCCTCGCGGGTCTCTCGCTCTTCGGTGTGGCCGGGTCCGCGCCAACGGCGGCCGCGGAGCCGGACGACACTCTCGTCGAGGGGACGATCACTGATTTTGACGATCCGGTCGCGGAGGCAACCGTCTCGCTCGGGGACGCGACGACGACCACCGACGAGGACGGAGAGTACGAGCTGACGGTCGATCCCGCCGACTCGGACGGAACCGACCGATCTGCCGTATCGGTCTCCGGCGAGCGCGTCCTCGAGGTGCGAGCCGACGGTTACGCCGAACGAACGAGGCGACTCGAGATCGATCCGGGCGAGGCGGTATCGGCGGACGTCCCGCTCTACCGCGAGTGGGGCGACGAGACCGGCGAGCTACAGGTCTACGCGACGGAGGTCGACGGCGGCTCGACCATCCCGTGTCACGTGACGATCTACGGCGACGACACCTACGAGGCGAGCGCGCCGGAGGGGGCGATTCCCGACTCCGGTAGCTGGAACACCGGGTTCGCCGTGAGCGAGGGCTGGTGGGACGTTCGGGTAACGGACGCTGCCGGCTACGCCGACGGAACCCAGACGGTGTACGTCGACGCCGACGGATCCGAAATCGCCTGGGTGCAACTCGAGTCGGGCGATCGCGAGATTCCGGGGACCGGTCGCGTTCTCGGACGCGTCGTCGACGAGCGCGGCGACGAACTCGACGAGGCGTCGGTCCGGATCGCCGGCGAACCGGTGTCGGTCGACGACGACGGATCGTTCGAGATCGACCTGGAGCACGGTCGCCACCCGGTGACGGCGACCGCCCGGGGATACGAGTCGCTCCGCGGCGGCGTCGACGCTCGGTTCGGCCGAACGACGGAACTGATAGTCCCGCTCGAGTCACAGTAA
- a CDS encoding type II toxin-antitoxin system HicB family antitoxin, giving the protein MASTARDDRSEGVEFIREDDGSITARDLETGIASFGETKAKALEMLAEALALHEGGGEPVTDDDLREWGLDPDATDDKPLPDFMK; this is encoded by the coding sequence ATGGCAAGTACGGCTCGAGACGACCGATCCGAGGGGGTCGAGTTCATCCGCGAGGATGACGGCAGTATCACCGCCAGGGATCTCGAGACCGGAATTGCGTCGTTCGGTGAGACGAAAGCTAAAGCGCTCGAGATGCTTGCGGAGGCGCTGGCACTTCACGAGGGTGGCGGCGAGCCGGTTACTGACGACGATCTCAGGGAGTGGGGGCTCGATCCCGACGCGACGGACGACAAACCGCTCCCTGACTTTATGAAGTGA
- a CDS encoding APC family permease: MTKDLERDLGLFAVIAISMGAMIGSGIFILPGIAMAEAGPAVILAFVIAAILVVPAALSIAELGTAMPEAGGDYVFIERGLGPSFGTIAGLGTWLMLMLKGSLALYGGMFYINFVYSLPTWDLAIPAIGATLPIPGVRALGITFALVLIAVNLVGVKQTGGLQLIMVIVMLIILSGFVAASIVQVEAANFDGFFDDGLDGILTATALVLVSYAGVTKVAAVAEEIENPGRNLPLGLLGSLIATSFLYALLVFVLVGVMDGDQLADSEEPMALATELLFGGVSMSVPGFGSGFPVGFLAVVTIIIAALLALVSTANAGILTASRYPLALSRDDLFLKKFEYIHPRFNTPSVAILTTGAIIIFIVATQEVDEIAKMAGAFQILVYILVCGALIAFRERDLEGYDPDFHTPGYPWVQLFGIVSGVFIIYHMETREIVGSIAIVIIGLVWFKLYAEDRIDREGVAKGLARREAGKQFVRDTEEQLERDDRYEVLIPIRQDVSREQEDALIQMAAPIVRRRGGRIRVVRFDEVPDQVPLDTAARDVSEADLEFEDRTDELVRYLEVPVEVGEIVSHDTRHAVVNFADRTGADLVLARQEATSRLGTLFGRDTDWIMEHAPCDVVFVQHEQRTDVDEIAVVTDRSPFNDPLKVELADAMADILDARVRFIFAVSEDAPDELVETIEEYHDDLDDLCTVPVESAVVRTTDVVDDLSRELESSDIVMLSTVTHRRLPDIVVEQRSDRLAAAIDQPVLLVHSKKTRRGSFLRPVLDRLLFE; this comes from the coding sequence ATGACAAAGGATCTCGAGCGAGACCTCGGGCTGTTCGCCGTGATCGCGATCAGCATGGGGGCGATGATCGGGAGCGGCATTTTCATCTTGCCGGGGATCGCGATGGCCGAGGCCGGACCGGCGGTGATCCTCGCGTTCGTTATCGCGGCGATTCTCGTCGTTCCGGCGGCGTTGAGCATTGCCGAACTGGGGACGGCGATGCCGGAAGCCGGCGGAGACTACGTCTTTATCGAACGCGGACTGGGACCGTCGTTCGGGACGATCGCCGGTCTCGGGACCTGGCTCATGTTGATGCTCAAGGGATCGCTCGCGCTGTACGGCGGGATGTTCTATATCAACTTCGTCTATTCGCTCCCGACGTGGGATCTCGCGATCCCTGCCATCGGCGCGACGCTGCCGATTCCCGGCGTTCGCGCGCTCGGGATCACGTTCGCACTCGTTCTCATCGCCGTCAATCTGGTCGGAGTCAAACAGACCGGCGGACTCCAGTTGATCATGGTTATCGTCATGTTGATCATCCTTTCGGGGTTCGTCGCCGCCTCGATCGTCCAGGTCGAGGCGGCGAACTTCGACGGTTTCTTCGACGATGGACTCGACGGGATTCTGACCGCGACGGCGCTCGTACTGGTTTCGTACGCGGGCGTGACCAAGGTCGCGGCCGTTGCCGAGGAGATCGAAAATCCCGGGCGGAACCTGCCGCTCGGACTCCTCGGCTCGCTGATCGCGACCAGCTTTCTCTACGCGCTGCTCGTGTTCGTCCTGGTCGGGGTGATGGACGGGGACCAACTGGCTGATTCGGAAGAACCGATGGCTCTCGCAACCGAGCTACTCTTCGGCGGGGTGAGCATGTCAGTACCCGGCTTTGGTAGCGGTTTCCCGGTCGGCTTTCTCGCCGTCGTGACGATCATCATCGCCGCGCTGCTCGCACTCGTCAGTACCGCCAACGCTGGAATCCTGACCGCATCCCGCTATCCGCTCGCGCTCAGCCGTGACGACCTTTTCTTGAAGAAATTCGAGTACATCCACCCGCGATTCAATACGCCCTCCGTCGCGATCCTCACGACCGGCGCGATCATCATCTTCATCGTCGCAACACAGGAGGTCGACGAGATCGCGAAGATGGCCGGCGCGTTCCAGATCCTCGTCTACATCCTCGTCTGCGGTGCCCTGATCGCGTTTCGCGAACGCGACCTCGAGGGGTACGATCCCGACTTCCACACGCCGGGCTATCCCTGGGTACAGCTGTTCGGAATCGTCTCGGGCGTGTTCATCATCTATCACATGGAAACCCGCGAGATCGTCGGCTCGATCGCCATCGTTATCATTGGTTTGGTCTGGTTCAAACTGTACGCCGAGGATCGAATCGATCGGGAGGGCGTCGCCAAAGGTCTCGCTCGGCGTGAAGCCGGCAAACAGTTCGTCCGCGACACCGAAGAGCAACTCGAGCGCGACGACCGCTACGAGGTCCTCATCCCGATCCGACAGGACGTCAGCCGCGAGCAAGAAGACGCCCTGATCCAGATGGCCGCACCGATCGTTCGCCGCCGAGGTGGTCGAATCCGAGTCGTGCGGTTCGACGAGGTTCCCGATCAGGTACCACTCGACACCGCCGCCAGGGACGTCTCGGAGGCGGATCTCGAGTTCGAAGACCGAACCGACGAGCTGGTTCGCTATCTCGAGGTTCCGGTCGAAGTCGGCGAGATCGTCAGCCACGATACCCGCCACGCGGTCGTCAACTTCGCTGATCGAACGGGAGCCGATCTCGTTCTCGCTCGTCAGGAAGCCACGAGCCGTCTCGGTACGCTCTTCGGTCGGGACACGGACTGGATCATGGAACACGCGCCCTGCGACGTCGTCTTCGTCCAGCACGAACAGCGAACCGACGTCGACGAGATCGCAGTCGTCACCGACCGCAGTCCGTTCAACGATCCGCTCAAGGTCGAACTGGCCGACGCGATGGCCGACATCCTCGACGCTCGCGTTCGGTTCATCTTTGCCGTCTCCGAGGACGCACCCGACGAGCTGGTCGAGACGATCGAGGAGTACCACGACGATCTGGACGATCTCTGTACCGTTCCGGTCGAATCCGCAGTCGTTCGGACGACCGACGTGGTCGACGATCTCTCGCGAGAACTCGAGTCATCCGACATCGTTATGTTGAGTACGGTCACCCATCGACGGCTGCCGGATATCGTCGTCGAACAGCGTTCGGATCGCCTCGCCGCCGCGATCGACCAGCCGGTGTTGCTCGTCCACTCGAAGAAGACCCGCCGCGGCTCGTTCCTGCGACCGGTCCTCGACCGCCTGCTCTTCGAATAG